In Chelonia mydas isolate rCheMyd1 chromosome 7, rCheMyd1.pri.v2, whole genome shotgun sequence, the sequence ggttCAGGGTTAGGCGGGAAGGGTTATGGGTATCTGTGGCGCtgccccttctctggctcctccaGGAGCACCGTTGGCAGGGGCGGATACAGCCTGTGCCCCATGCCCAATCTGCTcaggggctggggtcagggtTAGGGGAGTGCAGGGTGCTGACCTGTCTGTCTCCCCCAGGGACGCTGTTGGCAGGGGGTGGGTTCCGGCGTCGGCGCCGTGCCCCATGCCCATCCCCACGGGGGGCTGCCCGGCGGCCGGCGGTCGGTGGGAGGAAGGCATCGCCCAGTGCCCGCCGGCTGGAGCGCTACGTGCGTGAGTCCCTGCAGAGCTGGTTCCAGGCCGAGTTCCTCATGGATTACGATGCCCAGGGCAACCGGCTGCGCTGTATGATGTGTGGGCGTGGGCTGCCCAGCCTCAACCTGGATGACATCAAGCGCCACGTGCTGCAGGCTCACCCCGCCTCGCTCGCCTTCAGCCCCGCTGAGAAGGGCGCCATCCTGGAGGCCTGGAACTCCCGCGCCCTGGTGCTGGCCGCTGGCAAGGGCTGGGCACCGCAGGGGGAGCACCCTgcaggtgagggggcagggagaccaGGGTAAGGGGACCCCCTTGTGAATGGGGGGCCTGGGAGGACTGGGGTCagtgggggggaagctggagggactggggtgggggctggggagcctgTGGGTGAGGGCAACGTGCCCTCTCCTGTGTCCCCTCTGAGGGGGTGGGCTGGGGTAACAGCATGTGTCACAGGTGGGGGCAGTCCTAACCTGTGATGGGGAGGGCGTGTGTGAGGGGGAtctgtggggatgggggtgggagcagagtcTGTCTGTGCTGTTGTGGGATAATCTGTCTGTGCCTATGGGGCACCCACATGTGaacaccccccagcacctctgtCTTGACCCTTATCTCTCCCTAGAGCCCgatgccccctcccctggggacCTTAGTGGTGAGGCCCCTGAGCCATGTTCGGCAatggctgccccagagccagaggagagcagcTCTCTGGGGAGCTGGGCCAAGGAGGAGCCTGTGGCGCCATGGGAGCTGGATGCGGGGGGGCCACTGCGGGGTAAGGACCATCGGCGCCATTTCCAGGAGCACTGGCGGCTGGAGTACCTGATGGACTACCATGGCGAGCGGCATGGGCTGGTGTGCATGGTGTGTGGGGGAGCACTGGCCACCCTCAAGATGAGCACCATCAAACGCCACATCCGCCAGCGGCACCCTGACTCCACCCTGCTCAGCCACCAGGTCAAAGCCCTGATCGTGGAGGAGTGGAACCGCAAGGTCGCCCAGCTGGTGGAGATGGGGGCACCCCTGCCAGAGCAGGCCTCAGGTGaatgggggttggggctggggccagccagcTGCTGGCCTTCCCATGGGTGCTTGAGGAGCAAGTCCTGCCATCCAGCCCTGGGCACCGGGGTGTTCCATGGGGCGGAAGCTGAGGGCCACACTCTGCCATCCAGCCCTGGGCAAGACGGGTAGGGGGAGCTGCTGCTAGTGTCTCATGGGGAGAGGGACAAGCAAAGAGGATCCAGGGCTGTGTGGCTGTCTCAGAGTAGCCAGGGACAGGGTGACGGgtcagatgggggcagggctgctggggactcccttcccccagggaagATGCCAGGGGGTGCCTGGTGTCCAAAGCAAGTGCTAGGGCTGCAGGGCGTAGATGCAACTGGGACCACATGCAGAAGCCCCGTAATCTGAACAGTAACAGCCCTGGTCTGCCTCCCTCTGCTACCTGCAGTGCATGTGCTGCAAGGACCAGAGCCCCACCTGGTGGCAGCAGGTGGTACTGCACCCTGCAGCTTCCTCCTGTGTTTCCCCCACAGTAGCCCTGGGGTATTGCATCCTGCAGGAGCTCAACAGGTCCCCCTAGTGGCAGCAGGAAGCATTGCACCCAACAATGAGGGGGGGCCCCCCCCGGTGGTAGTGGATGGCATTGCACCCAGCTGCAGCACCACAAATAACCCCCAGTCACCAGCAGAGAAGCTGTGTGCCTGACCCACCCCAGGACGTGTTTGAGCACTGGCTTCTCCCAAACCAGCTCTTAAAGGACTGGATCAGAATCAGCACCGGAGAGGCCCCTCCCCCACGCAGAGCCAAGCTGGATTGGAACCAGTGTCCAAGAGGCCCTGCGTCTGGGCTGGATCAGAACAGCACCATAGGTGAATGTCCCCTCCCCCTTGCAGTCAGGCTGGCTCAGAAGCAGTGTTCtagagacaccccccacccccaccccacgctGCAGCTGGGCTAATTCCCCCTtccatggggagggaggtgggatgtGCTACGTACCCCAGCTGTGCTGTGATCGCTGAGCCATCGGGGTGGGGCCCTGGAGCTCTGTTGTGGAACCACAGGGTCAGCAATTCCATCATGCCCAGGGATGTGAGAATGAGGCCTGAATCTGtgcagtgtgtggggggtggggccaggggggcCAAGCACGGTACCTAGCTTGACTTGACCTCGCTTTGTCGCTTTTCCAGGAGactcccagaatcctttgcaacCATCAAGCCCCGAGGAGCTGGATGAGGCTGTGCCGCTGcttgcagagggggaggaggaagaggaggatgagtgtgtggtggtggtggggacgcccccatccaccccacagagcccccctgaCCCCACAGCTGGCCCCCAGCTGGGCCCGGCACCTGCGCCGCGGCGGGAGCAGCGGCGGAACTACCAGCTGCACTGGCGCGTGGAGTACCTGATGGACTACGATGGCAGGCGGCACGGCCTGGTGTGCATGGTGTGCGGGGGGGGCGCTTGCCACCCTCAAGGTGAGCACCATCAAGCGCCACATCCTGCAGGTGCATCCCTTCTCCTTGGACTTCACCCCAGAGGAGCGGCAGACCATCCTGGAGGCCTACAATGAGACCGCCCTGCGCTATGAGCCTGCCCTAGGGGAGGAGTCTGAGGttaagccccaccccttcctccaggcCACTCCTgctggtggggaagaggcagagttggcctctgccccacccaccaGCACGGCGTAGTTGATGGACAGGACTCCATCTTGACtcttgggagcaggggtggggggtccaggctATGGACAGACACCCCTTGCTCAGGGGGCTCGTTTGGGAGCAGGATAGGGGGTTCTGCACCCACCCATGCTACGGACATTGCCCCAGGAACTACAcagcaccttcccccacccccaccccgatgcATCTGGTCCTCACGCACTGATACTCCATAGCCcaagcttgggggtgggggaagggcctcACACGGCCCCCTGTAGCTTTTAATCCCCCCACCATCCGAGCTGGGGATGGCACAGAAATGGGGttgttggggctgggggtgcatggGGTGGAACCCAGCTGCTCAGCGAGTCAGTGGAGAGGGCATTTGCAAgacatgggggtgcaggaaggggatggaatcatctccctgcccagggcaggcacTAGTGAGTACGGGGGCAGCTGCTCTATTTAAGGGGCCAGTTCCAGACCCCTCCTGGGACTCTTCCTGGCCCGCAAGGTAGCTGGTTTGAAAAGCTGCTGCTGCCAAATCCCAGCCTCCCCCAGTTCCTGTCTGGCCTCTGAATGGGGCCTATCTCttcctgtcccccagccccagctgcagggttTCACTCCAGCAGCCTCTTCCTGGCACAGGAGCAGGCTGGAATCCATGTCCCTCGGAGCTAATTGGATGTAACCCCAAtgcttcctttcccccacccactccaggGAAAGTGCCACCCTCTGTGGAGAGTCTAGACTGGCCTTTGCAGTCGTGTTTATTACCTTAATTAGCTGCCAGAGTCACTGCACCTCATCTAGATGCAACATCCTAAGAACCTTCCTTGggctgaagttaaactgactctCCCCCGCCAGCACCAGGGGGTCCTGGTAAgtaacccccgccccccgctaaATGCCAAGCAGTGCTGCTTACGCGAGCCAGGCGAGGCCTCGGCCCCTATCGCGCGTGGATGGCTGCCCAACTGGAACGCAGCGTTTTGCACTCACTTCCAGCCGGTGTAAAGTGGGGAAGCAGGGTCCCTGCCTTGAGCCATGCGGGCTGGAATTTCAAGCGCTGGAGCAAGGCTGCGGCTGGGGTGCCTCAGATGGGGATAAGGGGGTCAAGGCTGGgccgcagctgggggtgggactgggggcgggactgggggcaggagcagagccacagctgggccatggtggGGGCCAGTAGCCGGGCCCCTGGCTGGGGTcggggctggaagctggagctgtggctgggggtggagaagagctgggggcagggtggggctgggtgacACTTCCTCCTTACCCCCTgttggggctggcctgggcctgcTGCACCGCCCAAACGTTCCTCCTTGCCCCCATGGGGTGGGCGCacaccacagtttggggacctctgccctaTGGGAAGCTAAGATACTTCTGATTCCACCATCAGCTCGTGGTAGAGGGAGCTGCCACGCAAAGACAGTCAGTAGTATGAGCTGAGATCCGCACTC encodes:
- the ZFTA gene encoding LOW QUALITY PROTEIN: zinc finger translocation-associated protein (The sequence of the model RefSeq protein was modified relative to this genomic sequence to represent the inferred CDS: deleted 1 base in 1 codon), which gives rise to MEPPPSPPPRRPVKREPLDPEAGESPSQDNSGSTEAPELMLGGSLAWGTPKDHPLMASGGRKYSDHCEERASRPGKSRIPGRDHRRYYHEHWRAEYLMDFNPARHGMICMVCGSALATLKLSTIKRHIRQKHPYSGGWGPREKQVIIQSWDAHLGLDGESEGHGDPAQAPDSLQGAQGTLLAGGGFRRRRRAPCPSPRGAARRPAVGGRKASPSARRLERYVRESLQSWFQAEFLMDYDAQGNRLRCMMCGRGLPSLNLDDIKRHVLQAHPASLAFSPAEKGAILEAWNSRALVLAAGKGWAPQGEHPAEPDAPSPGDLSGEAPEPCSAMAAPEPEESSSLGSWAKEEPVAPWELDAGGPLRGKDHRRHFQEHWRLEYLMDYHGERHGLVCMVCGGALATLKMSTIKRHIRQRHPDSTLLSHQVKALIVEEWNRKVAQLVEMGAPLPEQASGDSQNPLQPSSPEELDEAVPLLAEGEEEEEDECVVVVGTPPSTPQSPPDPTAGPQLGPAPAPRREQRRNYQLHWRVEYLMDYDGRRHGLVCMVCGGALATLKVSTIKRHILQVHPFSLDFTPEERQTILEAYNETALRYEPALGEESEVKPHPFLQATPAGGEEAELASAPPTSTA